The sequence below is a genomic window from Kitasatospora kifunensis.
ACAGTCGGTGTGCGGGCCCTCGGCGACCACCTGGACCCGCCCGTCGTCGAGGTTGCTCGCATAGCCGGTCAGGCCGATCTCCAGCGCGCGAGCCCTGGTCCACCAGCGAAAGCCGACGCGCTGGACGGTGCCGCGCACCCAGGCGGTGACTCGGACGTCTTCGTGCATCCCCCGAGCCTAGACCGCCTGCCGGTCGGTCTCGCACCGTCAGCTGACAGCCGGCCCCGCTCAGTCCACCGGGCCCGAGCGCTCCCAGCCGGGGGTGTGGATATCGAGGGCGAGACCGCCCTGCACGACTTCCTCACCGCAGCAGCGGCAGACCCAGGCCGGGTCGAGCTCGTGCTCCGCCGACCCGCCGCCCAGGTGGCGCAGAGTGACCGGCGGCTGCGTCACCGCCCATCGGTCACCCCAGACCAGCAGTGCCTGGGTGACCGGGGCCAGCTCCCGGCCGGCCTGGGTGAGGTGGTACTCGTAACGCGCGGGGCGCTCCTGGTAGAGCCGGCGCTCGACCACGCCGGCCTCCTCCAGGGCCCGCAGGCGCGCGGTGAGCCGGTCGCGCGGGGCGCCGGTGTTGCGCACGATCCGGTCGAAGCGGTGGTTGCCGTAGAAGAGTTCGCGGACGGCGAGCAGCGCCCACTTCTCCCCCAGGATCTGCAGCGCGGCGGCGATCGAGCAGGGGCGCCCGGCGGGCTTGGCGGAACCGGGCCTTGCGGAACCTGGCCCAGTGGAACCGGGCCCAGTGGAACCGGGCGCAGCGGGACGCTTGGCGGCAACCGGCGCTGCGACGCGGTCAGCGGCGGGATCGGTGGTCACAGCGCCAGCCTGCCACAGGGGGTTCCATTCTCAAACCAATCAGGCCGGGCCCGCTCCCCACGGAGCGGGCCCGGCCTGCCGGTGCGGCGACTCACCAGTCGCCGCCACCACCGAAGTCCCCACCACCGCCGAAGTCCCCGCCACCACCGAAGTCCCCACCACCGAAATCGCTGCTGTTGAAGCCGCCGAAGTCGTTGCTGTTGAAGTCGCCGCCGGAGACGTCGCCGCCCTCGTAGCGCTCGTGGCCGCCGTCGAAGCCGCCGTCCTGGCCGCCCCCGTAGCCGCCCTCGTAGCCGGAGACGGCCCAGGCGCTGGGGCCGGAGAAGACCGACCCGAGCATGGTGCCGACCAACAGGCCGGGCAGCAGCCCGGAGCCGTAGCCGCCGAAGTAGCCGCCCGCCCAGGGGCCGTAGGCCGGCCCGGCGTTCCAGTACGGCTGCGGACCCTGGTCGGTCTGCACGGTGCGGATCGCCGGGTCGAGCCCGGTGGCCAGGCGCTGCGCGTCGGCCGCGCAGACCGGCACCGAGCGGGCGGCGCCGCCCATCGGCGCCCAGTCGGCGTCCTGCACCGAGGGCCCGTGCCGCGGGTCGAAGAAGCACGGCGGACGACGGTCCGGCAGCGGCCGGCCCGAGCGCCGGGCGGCCAGCGTGGCCAGCGAGAACCGGCCGTCCTCCAGCGCCTCGGTGACCGCCTTGACGTCCTCGGGCCGCTTGGCCTCGTCCATGGTGCGCTTGGCCCGCTCGTAGGCGTCCAGCGCGTGGGTGTAGTCGGCGCGCTGGGCGTCGTCGGCTCCGGCGGCACCGGGGTTGAAGTCCAGCCGCTCCAGCTCCTCGCCGAAGGCGGTGATGTCCTCGTCGACCACGGTGCGCAGCGCGCGCAGCTCGGCGGCCACCTGCTCGGCCTTGCGCTTGCGGGCCCGGCGCAGCAGCAGGAAGACCCCACCGGCGACCAGCGCCAGGATCACCAGCGGCACCACGATCACCGCGGCGCTGATCTTGGAGTCCTTCGAGCCGGGGGCGTGACCCTTCACCTTGGGAGCCGCGTTGGTGACGAAATCGGTCAGCGTCGCGTTGATGTCTCCGTGGTGGGAATCGAACGAGGCCTGCGCGTAGTTGCGGGCGGTCTGCAGGTTCATCGCGGTGGGGTCGGTCCGCACGGCGAACTCATCGCCGCGCCAGATGCCATAGACCCCGGTGATCCCGGCCTTGGTGCGCAGGTCCTGGAAGACCGTCTTCGCCGGGTACTGGCCGCTGTCCGGCAGGACCGCGATCATGATCGGCTTGTCGGCGTCCTTGATCTTCTTGGTCAGGGCGTCGGCCTGGCTCTGACTGAACCGGCTGGTCATGGCCGGATCGACGTACACCTTGCCCTGCTTGAGGGAGGCGGCGGCGTCATCGAGCCCGCCCGCGGCGACCGCGGTGCCGGGGATCAACAGGAGCAGCAACCCGAGCAACGTCGCCAGGGCCGCGGCCGGGCGCAGGGCCCCAGAGCGGCGAAGAACGATTCTCATGCTCCAGACGCTACCTGGCCGCAGATCGGACC
It includes:
- a CDS encoding acylphosphatase, with the protein product MHEDVRVTAWVRGTVQRVGFRWWTRARALEIGLTGYASNLDDGRVQVVAEGPHTDCELLLALLRGPGTPGRVTGVTEIWSATGEGYDSFAIR
- a CDS encoding winged helix-turn-helix transcriptional regulator, encoding MTTDPAADRVAAPVAAKRPAAPGSTGPGSTGPGSARPGSAKPAGRPCSIAAALQILGEKWALLAVRELFYGNHRFDRIVRNTGAPRDRLTARLRALEEAGVVERRLYQERPARYEYHLTQAGRELAPVTQALLVWGDRWAVTQPPVTLRHLGGGSAEHELDPAWVCRCCGEEVVQGGLALDIHTPGWERSGPVD